A section of the Solitalea canadensis DSM 3403 genome encodes:
- a CDS encoding PAS domain-containing protein has translation MIRSITKPEPINKEVAWDKTKVIMSKTDSLGVIEYANETFIEVSGYEEHELVGQPHNIVRHPDMPKVVFKILWENLKKGKNMHAVVKNLSKSGRYYWVITDFEVKYENKEIVNYYGRRRAVPQEVINSNIEPLYEKLLQIEQASGVDASEKYFYGFLEEQGKDYDDYIEEIITACAPKEEKKGFFARFFG, from the coding sequence ATGATCAGATCTATTACTAAACCGGAACCAATAAACAAAGAAGTTGCCTGGGACAAAACAAAGGTAATTATGAGTAAAACCGACTCTCTCGGTGTTATTGAGTATGCAAATGAGACGTTTATTGAGGTTTCGGGTTATGAGGAGCATGAATTAGTTGGTCAGCCTCATAATATTGTGCGCCATCCGGATATGCCTAAAGTCGTTTTTAAAATTCTTTGGGAAAATCTAAAAAAAGGTAAAAACATGCACGCCGTTGTTAAAAACCTTTCTAAAAGTGGCCGCTACTACTGGGTAATTACCGATTTTGAAGTTAAATATGAAAACAAAGAAATTGTTAACTACTACGGAAGACGTCGTGCAGTACCTCAGGAGGTAATTAACAGTAACATTGAACCTTTGTATGAAAAACTGCTTCAAATCGAACAAGCAAGTGGGGTAGACGCTAGCGAGAAATACTTTTACGGTTTTCTGGAAGAGCAGGGTAAAGATTATGATGATTATATTGAAGAAATCATCACAGCATGCGCACCAAAAGAAGAGAAAAAAGGCTTTTTTGCCAGATTCTTTGGTTAA